DNA sequence from the Deltaproteobacteria bacterium genome:
AAGCTGCTGGAAGCCCAAAGCGAGCGGGAAGGAGGCCAGACTTTGCCATCAGCCGGGGATGCCTTCGACTATCCCCTTATTGTCAATGCCTGATGGGCCGTCTCTGCGGGTTCAGGTATCGGGAAATAATCAGGCGGCTCAAGCGGTCCGGTTTCGAGTTTGACCGACAGGCCGCAGGGAGCCACGAAATCTGGTACAACCCCGAAACAAACCGCTATACTACCATTCCCAATCATCCTGGCGAGATACCGGAAGGAACGCTCAAGGCCATTCTCAGGCAGGCAGGGATTGAGCCGGAGGAGTTTTTAGAGAGGTGACCTTGCCATGGGGGAGGTGGGTATTCATGAACGACAATCTCAGCGTCCTTGCCGACAGGATCGTTTCCCACATCTCAGATGAAAAGCTCGCAGAGGCCAGCCTCAGGGACCTCGTACAAGCTCCCGGAAGAGGCCGCCCGCTCCGGCTCCAACGAGGTCCGTCTCGAGCACGTGACTGCATGCAGGGAGCGGTTTCTCCACAACCATGAGGACGAGGTCCGAGGTTACAGTGTCGAGACATGCCTTGGTACCGGAGGCTGCTCCAACGCAGCCGTGATCGACACCGGGCTCGCGGACACCATCGAAAAGGGCCTTGACGCCCTCGACATCAGGTCCCGCATAAGGGCCAAGATACAGGGCCCCCTCAAGATGCACCACGAGTTCCGGGTCTCCATCTCCCAGTGTCCCAACGCCTGCTCCAGGCCCCAGATCGTGGACGTGGGCCTCATTGGGGCCCGCATCCCCCAGGTTGTCGAAGAGGCGTGCAAGGGATGCATGGGCTGTGTTGAAGCGTGCAGGGAAAAGGCCGTCTCCTTCTGGGACAAGGCCCCTTTCCCGGTCATCGATTCTGACAGATGCCTGGGCTGCGGGGCGTGCATCGCGGCCTGCCCAACGGGGACCATCGCGGAAAAGGCGACTGGCTACCGGATCCTCGTGGGCGGAAGGCTCGGCCGACACCCCAGACTCGGAAGCGAGCTTCCGGACGTCTTTTCGCGGGAGGATGTGGAGCGGATCGTTCCAGCCTGCGCCGGGATCTTTCTCGACGAAGGGACTGGGGATGAAAGGTTCGGGGACCTGGTGGAACGCCTCGGAATGGACCGGCTCATGTCGGCCGTCAGGCGTCGATGGCCTCGCGCACCTTCAGAGCGATATCGCTCAGGGTGAAGGGCTTCTGAAGGAATTTGACGCCCTCGTCCAGGACCCCGTGATGGGCGATGACGTTTGCCGTATAACCCGACATGTAAAGCACCTTGAGGCCCGGGGAGATGGCTGACAGCCGGCCGGCAAGATCGCGGCCGTTCATCCCGGGCATGACCACGTCTGTGAGGAGAAGCCGGATCTCCCTGTGGAGACCCGCGATCTCTATGGCCTTTTCCGCTGTCCGGGCACGGAGTACCCTGTATCCGAGCCTTTCAAGCATGGTCGCGGCAAGATCGAGGATCGCCTCTTCGTCTTCCACCACCAGCACCGTCTCACCACGGCCGCCAGGGACGGCCTTCGGCGCTTCCTTTATCTCGGCGGCCTCACCACCCACCCTGGGAAGATAGATCTTTATGGTCGTTCCCTGTCCAGGCTCGCTGTAGATGTTGATGAAACCAGAGTTCTGTTTGACAATGCCGTAAACGGTTGCAAGCCCGAGCCCGGTGCCCTTTCCGACCTCCTTGGTGGTGAAGAAGGGCTCAAAGGCCTTTTCCAGTGTCTCCTTGTCCATGCCGCAGCCAGTATCGCTCACTGCGAGCATCGCATAGTCTCCGGGGACAAGACCTGGGTGGTCTGCGCAGTAGGCCTCATCGAGATGCACGTTTGCCGTCTCGATGGTGATCTTCCCCACGTCAGCTATGGCGTCCCTTGCGTTCACGCAGAGGTTTACAAGGATCTGGTCCACCTGGGCAGGATCGATCTTGACCTTCCATAGGTCCGGACCTGGCAGCCACTCGAGCGCGATGTCCTCGCCGATGAGCCTTTTGAGCATCTTGAGCATGCCTTCAGCGGTCTTGTTGATATCGAGGACAACTGGGGCAGCAGGCTGTCTCTTAGCAAAGGCAAGGAGCTGCTGGATGATGCCGGTCGATCTCTCAGCTGCAGAGAGGATCTTCTCGAGATGGCCCCTTACCGGCGAATCCTGGCCGATCCTTGAAAGGGCGAGCTCGGCATAGCCCATGATGACGCCAAGCATGTTGTTGAAGTCGTGGGCCACCCCGCCGGCAAGCCTTCCCACGGATTCCATCTTCTGGGCCTGCTGGAACTGGGCTTCGACCTTGACGTGCTCAGTCACGTCGTATTTCCCAGCGACATAGTTCACAATGGATCCGGATTCGTCGAACACGGGAGAGATAACGACGTCTTCGGTGTAGAGCGTCCCGTCCTTTCTCCGGTTCACGAACCTTCCCTGCCATGTCCTTCCGGACGAGATGGTCTTCCAGAGCCTCCGGTAAAAGCCCTCGTCGTGTTTCCCGCTCTTGAGGATGCGCGGGTTCTGGCCGATAGCCTCCTGCCGCGTATATCCGGTAGTCCTCTCGAAGGCCTTGTTCACATACTGGATGTTCCCCGCGCGATCGGTGACAACGATTGACTCGCCCGCCTGCTCGACCGCAACTGAAAGCATCCTGAGTTGGCGCTCGGCCTCCTTGCGCCCGGTGATGTCCTTGGCAGAGACCACGAAATACCCGGGCACCCCCTCCATCTCCTCAACCAGGGAGGCGGCCATCTCGACCCAGATCAGGGATCCGTCCCTGCGAACGAGCCTCTTTTCAGTCCCGCAGGTCAGGGCCTTGCCGTCTTTCAATTGACGCATGCAATCCATGCCCATCGCCCTATCCTCGGGCGGGATCATGTCCATAATGTTCATAGAATAGAGTTCATGTGCGGAGTAACCTGTCATGCCCATGAAGAAACGATTCGCCCGCAGAAAGCCCCCGTCGAGTGAGAGAAGGATCATGCCCACAGCGGCCTGCTCGAAGGTCGCACGGAACATCTCCCCGCTTTCAAGGAGCCGCGCCTGGGCCTCGCGCTCTGCGGTCTGGTCGCGAAAGACCAGGACTACTCCGGTGATGGCGCCTGATTCGTCCCGGATGGGGGCCCCGCTGTCGGTGATGGGGATCTCGCGGCCGTCACGGGAAAGAAGCAAGGTGTGATTGGCGAGCCTCACCACCACCCCCTCCCTAAGCACCCGGGCCACAGGGCTCTCCAGCTCAGCACGGGTCTCCTCGTTCACTATGCGAAAGACCTCGGCAAGCGGCCTGCCGCGGGCATCCTCCTCCTTCCAGCCCGTAAGGGCCTCGGCCACGGGATTCATGAGCTCCACATCGCCTCCAGAATCAGTGGCGATGACCGCATCCCCGATGGATCTGAGGATCACACTTTGGCGCTCGAGAGTTGCCCTCAAAGCGGACTTGTCCATGAATGCCCCCTTTCCCAATTTCACAGCATAAGCCTACGGCCGGGGTATTTGTGGATGGAGGCGCCCATGGACGGGGCTCGAACGGCAAATCCGCCCCCATGGATGGGGGCTATTTGCCGCACGAAACAAATACACCGGCCGTAGGCTCACGGATTCAGGTCAGTGACAGACGCGCATATAACCGGGAGGGTGAACCCCTTTTGGCCTGAGGCGTGGCCCATGCGGTTACTGCGGTTACTATATAGATGACCAGCCAGCATGCAATACCTTTGTAAAATTTTTTTACACTACGTCGAACATTCCAATTCGACGTCATTCCAGCACATGCCGGAATCCCGTGTTTTCAATATGCCATAGATACCGGATCAGGTCCGGCATGACGAGTCCGGCACTTTTTGCGAGGTCATCAAATATGGGCCTCCTGCAACAGATGCCCAGACCATCACGGATTCAGGCCAGAGACATGAGGCTTGACGTAGATCAAGGAACGCCCGTCTCACCCCTGCTATCCTTTCTTACAAAAATGCAAGGAGGTAGCGCGATGTTTTGTTTCCAGTGCGAACAGACGGCAAAGGGAACGGGCTGCACTACAATGGGTGTCTGTGGGAAAAAACCCGATGTGGCGGCCCTTCAGGATCTACTCATCTACACAATAAAGGGCCTTTCCCAGGTGGCGGCGGAGGGGAGAAAGGCGGGTGTGAGCGACCGCGAGGTGAACGTCTTCACCTGCGAGGCGGTCTTTTCCACCCTCACGAACGTGGACTTTGACCCAGAGCGCCTCGTGGGGCTCATAAGGCGGTGCGTAGAG
Encoded proteins:
- a CDS encoding type II toxin-antitoxin system HicA family toxin encodes the protein MGRLCGFRYREIIRRLKRSGFEFDRQAAGSHEIWYNPETNRYTTIPNHPGEIPEGTLKAILRQAGIEPEEFLER
- a CDS encoding 4Fe-4S binding protein; amino-acid sequence: MKSSQRPASGTSYKLPEEAARSGSNEVRLEHVTACRERFLHNHEDEVRGYSVETCLGTGGCSNAAVIDTGLADTIEKGLDALDIRSRIRAKIQGPLKMHHEFRVSISQCPNACSRPQIVDVGLIGARIPQVVEEACKGCMGCVEACREKAVSFWDKAPFPVIDSDRCLGCGACIAACPTGTIAEKATGYRILVGGRLGRHPRLGSELPDVFSREDVERIVPACAGIFLDEGTGDERFGDLVERLGMDRLMSAVRRRWPRAPSERYRSG
- a CDS encoding PAS domain S-box protein, yielding MDKSALRATLERQSVILRSIGDAVIATDSGGDVELMNPVAEALTGWKEEDARGRPLAEVFRIVNEETRAELESPVARVLREGVVVRLANHTLLLSRDGREIPITDSGAPIRDESGAITGVVLVFRDQTAEREAQARLLESGEMFRATFEQAAVGMILLSLDGGFLRANRFFMGMTGYSAHELYSMNIMDMIPPEDRAMGMDCMRQLKDGKALTCGTEKRLVRRDGSLIWVEMAASLVEEMEGVPGYFVVSAKDITGRKEAERQLRMLSVAVEQAGESIVVTDRAGNIQYVNKAFERTTGYTRQEAIGQNPRILKSGKHDEGFYRRLWKTISSGRTWQGRFVNRRKDGTLYTEDVVISPVFDESGSIVNYVAGKYDVTEHVKVEAQFQQAQKMESVGRLAGGVAHDFNNMLGVIMGYAELALSRIGQDSPVRGHLEKILSAAERSTGIIQQLLAFAKRQPAAPVVLDINKTAEGMLKMLKRLIGEDIALEWLPGPDLWKVKIDPAQVDQILVNLCVNARDAIADVGKITIETANVHLDEAYCADHPGLVPGDYAMLAVSDTGCGMDKETLEKAFEPFFTTKEVGKGTGLGLATVYGIVKQNSGFINIYSEPGQGTTIKIYLPRVGGEAAEIKEAPKAVPGGRGETVLVVEDEEAILDLAATMLERLGYRVLRARTAEKAIEIAGLHREIRLLLTDVVMPGMNGRDLAGRLSAISPGLKVLYMSGYTANVIAHHGVLDEGVKFLQKPFTLSDIALKVREAIDA